GGAAAGACACCTGCAGGAGTGAGGCAGTTTATTCATGGACCCACTGCCCAGCCTTGACTTGTAGAGCTCGCTTAGTGGAATACCCCTCTAAACTGTTAAAAGGATTTCCAGATTATCTCACAACCACATATTTGAGACTacgaaaaaatacaaacatgtgtCTAATCATGATAACACACTCATGTTGTTTAGCATTGTTCGTTTCAtgctagcacacacacacatagctcaATAGCGTAAACTACTGACTGTGTAACGCGGACACTTATTGAAATAAGTATACTCACAATACGCACGTGCATTACCGGCGAATATGACAACCGGTAGAAACGGACAGTAGAAAGTTTTAGTAGAAAGTTCAAACGCATGGAGCTAGAACTGCCACCATCAACTTCCCGGGCAAGAATACAATGCATTATGGGAAATGTTGTCCCCCACGGAAAACCGCCAAAACGTTACACTGTTGTAATTTGAAATAAGATTACGTATTTGTCACATTCGAAAACTTCTAAAATTACAATTACTtggattcaaatttatttataacaaACATTCACTGTGCACAAAGTACGAATATATTTCCAGTAAAGAATAAAAAGACTGTTTATcgaaattaaatttaaacaaaacaaaaacacgttaGACTTACCAAATTTAGGGCAGTTGATGAAAAAAATTAAGGTGGTGGTCGTGGTGGGTTGAAGTTGGGGACTCTTAATCCACACGGGCTGGCCAAATCTTCCCCGCATCAAGGTAAATTCAAGATGGCTGACTCGGCTTTCCTGAGGGAGCGACAAGACTCCACCCACCAGAACGTCACTAATATATGCTTCTTAAACTTTTTGAGCGTTCCAAACAAATTAGCTAAAAAATATTGAGCCCTATTCAATTAAAGTTGCATAAAAGCCAACAGAGCTCGATACTTTATAGTTTGCTCAACTACAAAACGACATTTGAGTGTTATGAGCTTATTAGTTATGAGCTAGAACAACTGTTAGGGATTACAGTGTAATTACAAGATATGGCTCCACGAAAAACACGATCCGGGCAGGTAGAGAGGGTAATGCACATTTACATCACAAACCTTTCCCAATTGTTTCCACTTTACCTTTTGATCCCACCATTATATTAGATGGACACCATATTAATAAGTTTAGAATTCACGTTTTGGCATCACAAAGATCCTTAATTTATTCAAATCAACACTGAAGCCATAGTCTTACTATAATcactttgttttacatttattgtCCACTTGTTGGCACAGTAGAGCAAAGGAAGCACAATGAAGCTTCGGCCTATGAGTTTACCAAGTGGAAAAGCTTTAATGCTTCATGAAACTTCATCTTGCCATTATTAAGTGCAGGATAAGGACCCAAAtagtgaaacaaaacagaaaaggaaaacaaaaatattttacatgtgTATCTGTATATGTGGCTTTATAATAAATTCTGTTAATAGAATTGATGGTGCAGCAGGTAACGTGTTGgttaatttgacacatttttctGCATCTATTTCTAGTTTCAAACACAGCGGAGGAAGTAAACctgaacacaaagctcagaaTAACCGAGTATGAAATTAAAACAGTAAGTAAATAATACAAAGGTTAGATAAACACCTAAACACAGCAACTTAGCACTGAGGGAAACACTGGGAAAGGCTCGAAAACATGTACAAGACACTATATATCCGAAAGCAAGAagataacaaaaaaaagcactaattaatttaaaaatcaggTAAACTAAGCTCATTCAAGGTAGCTAAAAGCTAGTAAAGATCAATTTTTTGGTACTTGgtattttgtctttcatttgagagtccaaaaaacaaaacacccacaTTATTTAGTCTTTAACAATAATGGCGTAACAATAGCCTTTGTATCAACCTAGATATCCCCATTTTGTCTTGACTTTTGCTCTGCTTATCTTTCAGAAATGCTTACTTCATCTGTTGTGACATAATATTGACTGCCACAACCAGGAGACAAGGTCATGAGAGCAGGGGAAATGTCACAATTGCATATGAAGGAAATGCTGCAGTCCCAGAGGCCGGCTGGAACAGTTGACACCCAATATCTAATTATACCTCTCctatttctacacagcagcaaAATGGTGCATTGGGAGAAAACGCTGAGCGGACAGAGAGAGGACAGCATAGACAGAGCTGGAAGACAGTGCTGTAAAGCAAATAACAGTgtagaaaatgtaaataaaataaaaacactgataaaAGAAATGGAGTGTGCAAGGTGCATATGTGcatattttaagattaagatTTCATTTGGgggtttattatgttttggaaAACCGTAAAATAACCATTGTCATACTAATGATTAGTAGTAGCAGTCTTCAATTATAGGCTTGCTTTATAGCCTAGGTTGTGGACATTTTGTTGTACTTCTTTTTTGCATGTTGTCAGATGTTGTCAATAAATGTTAGTTAACCAACAACAGCTGATGAATTTCAGTGATACTGGTAGGCCTGTCATGGGACTAGTGAGCAAGGGGAGTTGTGCTCTTGGATGAGTTGCTAGCTTAACTTTGGTCTCAATGTTCATCCTCAATCATTGgattttcttattgttgaagctttctggatttttggcttctggtatttttttttttttacttttctaaaCAAATTCACTCAGTGTGGACCATCCACCCATTAACAGCCATGCCTCTGTCAATAACATTTTCTGCCAAGAGAGGTCCAGATGTTCATGTTCAAGACTAGAATTCTCTGAGCATCTTCAAGTGAAATTCAAATGTGTTTGCACATTTATCTCTTGGAAAGAGCTCAGTGTCAATGAAAGGAAAGAAACctataaacaacaacaaaaaaaaacatacggTACGGAATCTATtcagttgaaaaaaaaacttcagagaCTGTCATGGAATATACTTCTTTCAGCGTTTCCCTTTTCACAAGCAGTCGCCACAGCAGATAGCTCTGAATATTTGAGCTTGCAGGGGTCTCCTCCTGGTCTCAAACCAGGGAGATTTCACATGCGAATGTGTAAACTACTACACTATGGAGCCACCACAAGTATCTAATGCACAACAAGTATCCAAATTTGCCCAACTTTAAgagaatatttatttaatttacttGCTTGCTGCATACAGAGCATTTATGGAAATGATCTTACACAGCTCCACTAGAAGCAGTTTGCATTTTACATGAGATTACTCTTACACATGACCAGTTATCAAATCATGTACAGGAAGTAGAAATATCTCTAGTGCTCCAATCACCACTaaaatatacatgtatataattattgttattgctCCTCCCTAGAAAGTCCAGGGAGATGTTTGACACACCTAGTTAGGGGTAATATAGCCATAAATACACATCTCAGGCTTTTTAATCAGAGAACAGAATTCAAATACAAATTTGTCATTCAAATTCATTCCAACACCCACTGTCATGGTGCTGGGTCCAGTGTTTCTAAATTTCTGGACATTATGCTGTTTTTGTAGATTTTATGTGAATCTTAGGTTCGTGGTTATTTGTATGTCATCTATTAAGTATGTTTCTTTTAGTCTTCCATTCTGTGAGATTTTttacgtttttgtttttagacGTCTTCTCCTGTGTTTAGTCAGTCTCATCTTCATATTTGTTCGTCTCTTGTCTTAATGTTTGTTGTTCCAATTCTGTCTCCCGAGTCAGTCATGCCCCCATGCTTGTTTCTCCCCGGTCCCTGTGACAAGCCTTTGTGACTTGGTCTTAATCTCTGTATTAAcgcatttcctgttttagtttttacagTTCTTTTGTCTATTTTCCTGGCTTCTTTAGTCCAGCTCTGTTATCACCCATGGCCCATCCTCATTGTGTGTTCCTTGTCATGTTGTTTCTATTTGCTGTGTTTTCTAGTTCTTTGTTTCCTCGTTTCCTCCTGGCCTGTACTGTTTAGTTTTGAGTATAGCATTTTGTTACAGCAATAAGACTGCCTCTTCCAGTTCATCCCTTTGTGTTTGGGTCCTGCCTTGGCCACCCacctcttacacacacacacacacacacacacacacacacacacacacacacacacacacacacacacacacacacacacacacagagttggctctcacaagtatagtagaatgcagattttggtcctcacaaagatagctagacaggaacacacaaacatgcacagtaATTATTCAAATGACTTTACCTGCTCCAGATAAATTTTGCATTTGGGCTGGCTTCTGTCACACACTCAAATGAGTCCTCTGAAATTGCTCTAATGTTCACTTCTGTGGGTGGGACTGCAAAAAATATAGAGAGAAGTGTGTTAATCCTGAACTAAGATTCAAGGAGTGATCCCTTCATAGTGATTTAAATGTCACTGACTCAATTACAAACACCTTCaactaaaaaaaactgaaggttGGTAACACTGCAGGACAGTGCTGTGTCACTGAAATGGTTATTGATTGGTACTGAGGGATGAAGGTCTGCTGAGAGAGCATTCATCTATGTCTTCACTGGCATTACCTTGGATTTCTGGCAAAGCCCAGTCCATTAACTGTAGCTACTGACAGTCAGCATGTCTCTGACGAAATCAATGAGTGTTAAGTTTGACTTTTTTGATGCCTCAGTTCAGGTACACTAAGGTCATTCAAGGTAGCTAAAAGCTCCAAATTGAGGTATATTGACCTCAGTAAAGATCAATTTTTTGGTACTTTgtattttgtctttcatttgagagtcgaaaaaacaaaacatccacaTTAAGCATTATTTAGTCTTTAACAATAATGGCGTAACAATAGCCTTTGTATCAACATAGATATCTTCATTTTGTCTTGACTTTTGCTCTACTTATCTTTCAGAAATGCTTACTTCATCTGTTGTGACATAATATTGACTGCCACAACCAGGAGACAAGGTCATGAGAGCAGGGGAAATGTCACAATTGCATATGAAGAAAATGCTGCAGTCCCAGAGGCCGGCTGGAACAGTTGACAGCCAATATCTAATTATACCTCTTCCATTTCTATACAGCAGCAAAATGGTGCATTGGGAGAAAACGCTGAGCGGACAGAGAGAGGACAGCATAGACGGAGCTGGCGGACAGTGCTGTAAAGCAAATACAGTGGAACCGCGACTTACGAATACCCTGTTTcacgaaaaattcaagttacaaAGACACTGAACAGCAATATTTCTGCCCGTGTTACGGCAAAATGCCCGAGTAACGAAATCCGGTGGCTCTGATCAGCTGAGCCTACAATGCCCACAATGCCTTACGAATCATGTGACAACCCCTTGGCTTCCGTACTTGCGGTTCGCTGTTCCACTTAGGAACCCTAACCCTTTTGTTGTTCTAGTTAGCAATTAGCCTATAGCCTATCGTTCACCATCGCCTCACTCAAAACGCGCAGTGGGTGCTTCGACTTACAAAAATTTTCGATTTACGAAAGACCCTCGGGAACGATTTaatttcgtaagtcggggttccactgtaacactgtagaaaatgtaaataaaaacattgtgATAAAAGAAACGGCATGTGCAaggtggatgtgtgtgtgctacaatttgattaaataattaaaattctAAAATCAACAGTGACACAGAAAAAgacattaaataataataaactacaTCATCAGCTGATACTCACAGTAGATCTGTATGGTGAACGGCAGACTTTTTTCTGTAGACAGGGAATCACCACTGATGACACACTGGACCTGGTGACCGTTAATCTCTCTCGTAGGAACGCCAAACAGAGAGCTGACTGTGGTAGTTGTATCATTGTCATACTGAGTGGAGTTTGTTGTCATCCTCACTTTGTCTCCCAAAGCACCAGTGAGCCACCTCACCTCTGCAGGAGGCTTCGAGCCAGCAGCCGTGCAGGTAGCAAATAAAACCTCTTCTGTGCCCAAAGTGGGAAGGTTGTCCTTGACGCTTGTGAAAGGAGGCACTAGGAGAGTTACAGCACACAAGCAGGTCAATATGCAAGCAAGATGGTGAAAGtaactctgtctctgtctcacacacaaacacccagaATATTCTAAATAAAGTGTTTCTTCATACCAAGCAAGTTCAGAGGTATATCTGTCTTCTGATTTCCACTGGGAAACAACGTGAAGATGCACGTGTAGCTGCCTTCATCCTTCAGGGTAACATTGGACAACTGGAGAGTTCCATTTTTGTCATTAAAATTCCCGATATATTTAAATCGATCATCACGTCCATTGACAAACTGCGCTCCCTCTCTGGGTAAGATAGTTAGGAAATTGTCATTGTGAGGTTTTTCTCTCGTCTTCCTCTGCCAGGTAATCTGTGTCAGGTCATCATTGGTATTGATGACATTGCACGGTAAGATAGCGGTGCCTCCTTGAACCACTGTCACACTTCCACCAATCACCTGGAGAGCTGGAAAGTGAAATACTATTAAAGAtcagaacaaaaaataaataaaaaaacaagagtgTCCAAGAATTTTAGGGCTTCACAATTAATCAAATACAATTAAAGATCAGAGCATAGCTGAAAAAGTAGAAACAAAATTttgactttatttcaattttatttatataacgccaaatcacaacaaaagttgcctcaaggcgctttatattgtacagtagatacagagaaaaacccaacaatcatatgaccccctatgagcaagcactttggcgacagtgggaaggaaaaactcaaagcatcatgggaatccccggcagcctacgtctattgcagcataactaagggaggattcagggtcacctggtccagccgtaactatatgctttaccaaaaaggaaagttttaagcctaatcttaaaagtagagatagtgtctgtctcccgaatccaaactggaagctggttccacagaagaggggcctgaaaactgaaggctctccctcccattctacttttaaatattcaggaacagcaagtaggcctgcagagcgagagcaaagtgctctaatagggtgatatggtactacaaggtcattaagataagatggggcctgattatttaagaccttgtatgtgaggagcaggattttgaattcaattctggatttaacaggaagccaatgaggggaagccaaaacaggagaaatatgctctctctttctagtccctgtcagtactcttctgcagcattttggattaactgaaggcttttcagggagttttttggacatcctgataataatgaattacagtagtccagccaggaagtaataaatgcatgaactagtttttcaacATCACTAAGAGaaaggatatttctaactttagaggtgttgcgcaaatggaagaaagcagtcttacatatttgtttaatatgtgcgttgaaggacatgtcctggtcaaaaatgactccactttcctcacagtgttactggaggccaaggtaatgccatccagagtaagaatctggttagataccatatttctaagattttcagggccgagtacaataacctcagttttatctgaattaagaagcagaaggttagcggccatccaggtctttatgtctttaagacattcctgctgTTTAGCTAATTGGTGTGTGTCATCTGGCTTCATAGATAGAGCTGtctgtcatctgcatagcagtgaaaatgtacgccatgtcttctaatgatgctgcctaggggaagcatgtataatgtaaacagaattggtcctagcaccgaaccctgtggaacaccataattgaccttagtgtgtgaagaggactctccatttacatgtacaaattggagtcttatagatagatatgatacaaaccactgcagtacagtacctgtaatacctacagcatgttctaatcactctaataggatattatggtcgacagtatcaaacgctgcactaaggtctagcaggacaagcacagagatgagtccactgtcagaggccataagaagatcatttgtaatcttcactaaagctgtttctgtgctgtgatgagctctgaaacctgactgaaactcttcaaataagccattcctctgcagatgagcAGTTAGCTgcttgacaactactctttcgaggatttttgatatgaaaggaaggttggagattggcctataattagctaagacagctgggtctagagatggctttttgagtaaagatttaactacagccagcttgaaggcctgtggtacatagccgattattagagataggttgatcatatttaatcacaagatcttgttttaacatatggcatagaaactgaacatttaacagtgtttcttgaaaaccctctgctgtctgatcatttcctgataacatttacatttacaataattgattacacagcagtgtagagtagactttatcacagtagatgtctttctgaaagcactgtaactaagtttaaggatataatccacccactgttatcatcttcaatgttatcatcttcaatgccctgtaccaacatagagcagagcagctatgtgaatgctactccaacagaggtcgattatcttgttaataattttacctcctcactacgtacgactctggatactgtagctcctgtgaaaactaaggcctcaaatcagaagtacctgactcagtggtataattctcaaacacgtagcctaaagcagataacttgtaagctggagaggaaatggcgtgtcacaaatttagaggatcatcttttagcctggagaaatagtttgctgctttataagaaagccctccgcaaagccagaacatcttactattctttactgattgaagaaaataagaacaaccccaggtttctcttcagcactgtagccaggctgacaaaaagtcagagctctactgagccaacaatccctttaacgctaACTAGTAaagacttcatgaacttcttcacaaataaaattcttatcattagagaaaaaattaccaataatcatcccacagatgtaatatcatctacagctacttttagtaccattgatgttaagttagactctttttctccaattgatctttctgagttaacttcaataattacttcctccaaaccatcaacctgtcttttagaccccattcctacaaaactgctcaaagaagtcctgccattaattaattcttcaatcttaacgtggtgggtgggttcttttaaattttgagacaagccaattgagtctaataacagattaaatgccatgttgaggctgtcatttttagaatctacatgtatgt
This DNA window, taken from Oreochromis niloticus isolate F11D_XX linkage group LG16, O_niloticus_UMD_NMBU, whole genome shotgun sequence, encodes the following:
- the LOC102080174 gene encoding nectin-3 isoform X2, which encodes MKEAQMKRMELNHSFVFSRTISRIIQCHSVFSVISCSLAIISAFLLTREAADALQVIGGSVTVVQGGTAILPCNVINTNDDLTQITWQRKTREKPHNDNFLTILPREGAQFVNGRDDRFKYIGNFNDKNGTLQLSNVTLKDEGSYTCIFTLFPSGNQKTDIPLNLLVPPFTSVKDNLPTLGTEEVLFATCTAAGSKPPAEVRWLTGALGDKVRMTTNSTQYDNDTTTTVSSLFGVPTREINGHQVQCVISGDSLSTEKSLPFTIQIYFPPTEVNIRAISEDSFECVTEASPNAKFIWSRSGQSLWQPGVKADGAKLQLLSLTSDLSGLYQCEASNAYGSKHGQLYVHVASGACSAAWALFGLLLSLNVIGVAAWCFYKYGRFQRQSVPTTEAGVDATEQEQQGEEFV
- the LOC102080174 gene encoding nectin-3 isoform X1, which encodes MKEAQMKRMELNHSFVFSRTISRIIQCHSVFSVISCSLAIISAFLLTREAADALQVIGGSVTVVQGGTAILPCNVINTNDDLTQITWQRKTREKPHNDNFLTILPREGAQFVNGRDDRFKYIGNFNDKNGTLQLSNVTLKDEGSYTCIFTLFPSGNQKTDIPLNLLVPPFTSVKDNLPTLGTEEVLFATCTAAGSKPPAEVRWLTGALGDKVRMTTNSTQYDNDTTTTVSSLFGVPTREINGHQVQCVISGDSLSTEKSLPFTIQIYFPPTEVNIRAISEDSFECVTEASPNAKFIWSRSGQSLWQPGVKADGAKLQLLSLTSDLSGLYQCEASNAYGSKHGQLYVHVASGACSAAWALFGLLLSLNVIGVAAWCFYKYGRFQRNLSDSYGRYEVKWRSNGNAYTSLLWKFFDHHTKDIKRLTDNSH